In Lepus europaeus isolate LE1 chromosome 19, mLepTim1.pri, whole genome shotgun sequence, the genomic window TTTTGCTCCCGGCCCCGCCAGGTCTCTGCCCAGATGCCCTCCGGAGAGGCCTTCCTGCCCTCCCTAAGGGCGCAGCTCACACAGTCCCGTCCTTGATCTCGCCCAGCCGATTTGCCTTGTGCCGGCTATGACGGTTAGAAGTGATTTTGTTTACTTGCCTTTTTGTTGCGCACTGATGCTTTGCCTGTCTTGTCCTCTGGTAGCCCCCAGCACCTAcaacagtgcctgacacacagcaggtgcctggtAAATATTAACCCATTGGCCGGTGGGAGAACTGGGGCTGCAGTTTGGATCCTTGGCCTCTCGGCACAGGACGGAAAAGGGAACAAGATGGGGAGGAACAAGCCTTCAGTGGGAGCAGGTGCCCctgcctggggcggggcctgggtagCAAGCACAGGTGCCTTATCTTCCCATCTAGGATcctaagggctgggccagaaccacGAGGACCCCCAGGTCCTGTTTCCTGTGACGGCTGTGGACCAGGGCAGGAGAGCTGAGGGACAGTGCCCCCTCCAGcttgcacccccacccccgcacagaCAGGGAAAACATTTGTCCTGAAAACTTATCCCCCCCGGCCCCGGGACTGCTGCATCCATGTCTGGAGCACCAGGTACACCTGTGTGTCTGCCCCGCCTCGGCCTGGGTCCGTCCCCTCCACGCACGTGGCAGCCGTGCAGCCGTGGGGCTGAGGGAGCAGTGCCGAGCGGGCCGCCCGTATGTAATACCAGACGCTCCCAGGCTCGGTGGAAACCGGGGGCTCACCGTAATACGTTCTACTTAACCCCATCTACCCGTTATGACCGCTTCCCCGTAGGATCAGCGTCTGGTCCCGTTATTTTACAGTCATCTGTGCTAAGTCTTTGAAGTCTGGACGGTCATTAACACGGAGCACAAGCCGATCCAGGTGACAGATGCTCATCAGAAATGCTTtacctctatttatttatttatttaatttatttgagagcgtGCATGTGCCCCCACCCACTAGTTCCGTCCCTGGCTGATGCCTGGCACCTGGAACCCAGTCACAACATcgccacaggagccagagccgggtctGGAACCCGGGTCCCCCAGCGTGGAACGTAgtcatcttaaccattaggctcaGCGACCTGCACTGGCATTCCACAGAGGTCAGAGCTGGGGGGGATTCGCAGGCCCAAGGACATTGACGCTTTTCCAGTGGCTGGGGGCAGTAGGACCCTAAACGCATTAAGCAGACCTGGAAGTGCGGCCCCTCAGTGGCACCGGTCACAGTTTCAGTGCTCGGCAGCCACACGGGGTTGGCGGTTACCCCCGGCACACAGCAGCTGCACGGCACAGGAAGTTGTGGTCACATAGCTAGCTCTCGGGTCTTGCCTGTGGGATGCTCTTGAACAAGCCACCCAGCAAGTGACGTCTACCTCGCAGTTATTGTGAGAATTGTGTACGTGGCCCcccacacgcgcacacacacccacGCAGCAGACCGCAGCGACCGGCCCTGGGCTCCCCCGTCTCCCCATCACCTGTGCTCACAGACTGCGCTGCTCTCACTCCGCCAGTGGCTCAGATCCGGTCCTGTCTGGTGTCGCTGCTCCGTGCGATTCCCTCTGCCCATGTGCCATGAAGCTCACgccagagcaggcaggacagctgtgtgtgcgtgtgtgtgcgcgcgcacgtgTGTCCCCTGGGGAATCTGGATGCGCTGTACCGTTGTTGATGAGCACCCTCGGATTTCGCGGCTGATGGGGGAAGCTGCCTTTTAAGTCAGCAAGACCCGGGCCGCACCAGGTTGTGTCTGGGGAGCGTCCTGCGACCCCCTTGTGGATGAACACTGACAGCCGCGTGCggttggggggggggtctgaGCGGCACCTCGGGGCTGGAAGACCCTCGAAGGCGGGGACTCCTGGAAATGGGTGATGGATCTTGGTGCTGCCATTGCACCCGGCAGGACAGGCACAAAAAACCTGGGTGGACGGCCGAGAACCTCCTCGCGTGCTGAGCTCCTGTGTCGCCGCGTGATGGCAGAGTGACTGGTGTCCAGCGCAGGACAAACTGGGGAGTGGGCAGCCTGTGGTGCTttttggaagaatgaataaaaacaagTAGAAATCCACTGCGTGTCTgcccttcattttatttaaaaggagagaggagacgACAGAGAccttcctaaatgcctacaacagaacCAGGACCTgggactccgtctgggtctccccggGGAATGGCAGGGACCTGGCTACCTGGGccggcacctgctgctgcctggggcacgcgccggcaggaagctggagcagaagtgcagCAGGACTTGAAACGGGTGCTCTGGCGGGATGTGGGTGTGCCGAGCGGTGCCTTCGCCGCTGCACCAAAGGCCTGCCCACGTGTGTGCTTTTGGGGCTTCAAGGAGGtgtcgggggggggggatgcTTAGGGTTTCGACTGGGCCGGAAGCCTGGACTCCTGGGTCCGAGGGAggaagtggctggggctgggggaatcGGCACAGGAGAGAATTCCCTCAGCTGGGGTCAAGAGACCTCATCTGAGTTCCACTCCCTAGACGGGTGCACGTGGACTCAGGCTGATGAGACCTTGAGTCTGTGGGGGTAAAGGCGCCTTAGCCATGCTGTCAGCTGGGCCGGTCCAAGTCGTTCACCTGCTCTGTAGCCGTGACCTTGCGCTGCTTCTGCGCATCCTGACTGGAGACGACCATGTGATCTGCTTTGGCCTCTGCGGCATCAGACacgatgcaaaaaaaaaaagtgcctgtgCATTGGGAccgcccccctctctctgtctttgaaggtttttatttatttgaaaggtagggttagagagggagaaaaatggaggaaccttccatccgctggttcacctccaaatggctgcaaaagctgaggctgcgccaggcagaagccaggagcctggagctccatccgggtctcccacgtgggtggtaggggccaaaTACtcaggccgtcctccactgctttcccaggcgcactagcagggagctgtacggGAAGccgaacagctgggactcgaaccagcgatcATACAGcgtgccagcacggcaggcggcaactgaacccgctgtgccacagtgccagcgccgGGCCCTCCTCTCTTGCTGCCCCTGGGACCCTACACATCAAGAAGCCCAGACTAACCTGCTGCATGGTAATAAGACACGTGGCCCAGTTACCCTTGACACCCACCTGTCACCGGCCAACCCTGGGACAGAGCCACCCAGCTCATCCCCGACCAGGCTGCAGACCCACGGACTCATGCATTAAATAAAGACGATTGTTCCAAACCGCTCAGTTTTGTCACGGAGCAGAGGAGATAATGGAGACGGACTCAGTTCCCTTTCTCTCCGCTGTGGTCTCCTTCTCCCCAGCAGCAGGGCCCGAGGGTTAGAATCCCAAGGGCTGGCAGTGTGTAGCTTCATAACCTCCCCGTGACACCCCACCCTCAACCTCAGACTGCCACCGCGCAGGAAATCGGCCGAAGAGCAGCCTCTGCCAAGGGGCCGCAGTGGCAGGGTCTCTGACCTCCGACGCGGGGCGGCACTGCCCTTCCGGCTCCCGTGTGGCTGGGTGGGGCCGCGGGAGCTGTGAATATTAAGTCGTTTCTGGGTCCCAGCGTCTAGTCACCTTGGGAGACTTTCCCGGGCGCTTTCCCGTAGCAAAGAAACTGGCCACACTCAAGGTGGTAGCTGCCCTTGACTTGAACAGACACGGAGCGGAGGCAAAAGTAAAAACCCACCCGTCCGCCTCCCGCCGGGGAAGGGAATCCACGTCCCAGCTCCGTTCACGTTGGGTTTGGCCCTAGGACTCATTTCCTCGGCCACAGCCTCAGATACACCTGACTTTGGGCTGCTGGGATCTGACGTGAGAACATCTGCCAGGGACCCACTGGTCCCAGAGGATGCTAGAGGCCCAGGGGGGAGACAGGAGCCCTCctcccaagccaaagccaaaccAGCCAGCCACAGACCCTCAGGAAGAAGAACACCGCCGGCCGCTCGGAATCTCAGTTCTGGGATGGTTTGTCACACAGCATTCCTGGAGCGTTAGCTGACGCCTGTAACCTCACTGCCTTCAACCCGAGAGCAGGGGCTTGGTCACTGTAATAATCAGTCAGTCTGGACTGATGGCACCTGCCCGCTCACCGCACTCTGTGAGTGGCAGCTGTCAGCCAGACTGCTCAGCCCTGTCTTCTTCCATCTGACTGACAGCAACCCTACCGAGTGACCCAACTATCAAGACCCACGTATTTCGGACAAAAAGAGGtgcgtggggtgggggtagggaggggTTAACCCGGAGGGGTGATCATGGAAGCCCCTGCCGCTTCCAGCTATTTGGCCCAAGGCAGGTGACACCCACAGTCTGCCTCAGTTTGtccatctgtagaatgggggtGGTGACAACAACTTCACAGTGGTGACCACAAAACGAGGGGACAGCAAGGACAACGCTTAGCACCAGGGTCTGGTGAGGAGCAAGCTCTTAAAGGGCAGAGCCATTCCCTCTCTTCCTGGAAAGCGGGGGTGGTTCGCAAAGAGGGGTGAGACCCGAAACTTCTGCACCCCACTTCCCCAACACGTATCGCAGCAAAAGACTCGGGCTCGCTCTATTAACCTGTCTCCTTTATAGGCACACGGGGAGCTGCCGGCTGAGGACGCACGGACACCTGGGTTCTTCACTCGGCCCTGCCGGGAggccagggggctggcaggcaGTCGGCTCTCCGCAGGAAGTAGAGATACGAGGCCGAGGGCACCTCGGCGCCGGCCTTCGTGTGGCAGGCGCTCTCTGTGGCACAGCCCCGCGTGGCAAATTTGGTGTTGAAGATACCTGGGAGGGGGATTTGGGGGAGAGGTCAGGTTCTCCCCTCCCCGGAGCTCACGCCCCCGCCTCCAGGGAGCCAGCGGCGCCTCACCAGCCTGCACGTTGCCGGCGAAGTAGATGCAGTGGGTCTCCTGGCCGACACAGCGGACGCCCCGGGTGCCCGGGCACGTCTCCTGGAAGGGCGCTATGCAAGACGGGCACATGCGGCCATTCTCGGTTCGGTTGTTCTGCggggctgagcagccaggacgccGTGTAAGGTGGGTGCGGGGCGTGTGGGCCGCCCCCGCAGCCCCCAGGCCACCCTGCGGACGACGGACGCTGCACGCGTGCGCTTGGGCGCCGCCGCACTTACGGGGCACGGAGCCTTGGTTGCAGCCGTCGGTCTGGCAGCAGTGCGCATTGGAGACCATGTAGTCGTCACGGCTCATGGTGGTGGACACGAAGCCCGAGTAGCAGTCGCTGAACTTGATGCAGGCCTTGAGGGTGCTGACCGACTGGCTGCCCTCTGCGGGGCGCGGGGACGGGAGGGGACAGCGGTGGCATCGGCCGCCCCGCACTCCCCAACCCCGCAGCTTCCTGGGgtgctctctccccctgcccctagAGCCGGACGCCCCGCCTCTCTGCCTGGCCAGGGGTCTGCAGTGACTCATCCGGTTAAACCCAACCTTGGTGGGCCTAAACCCTAGCGGGCTTTTCCCCGTCGAGTGCCCGCCCGACGCGGCCCCATccaccctcctctccctgccccgtgCAGAGTGGTCTTTTCCAGGCCACCCCCACATCTGTGAAGTGGTCTCGTCCAGTCTCCCCACTttacctgccccccacccccacgcaccTGCCCGTGGTCTCCTCCCCCCGACCCCGGGATGCTGCCCCGGCCACTCGCGCGCGCGTCCTCCACGGCCACTCTACCTCCTCCGGTGGGAGGGGGTCACGTGGTGGTCTCTCCCAGCCCGTTCAAAGGGTTCTGCATCTCCCCTCGCCCCGCGACCCTTGCCCGCCAGGCCCTCCCTCCACGCGGGGCCCCGCAGGCCCCTCTCCCCACTCGCGCTCACGCACTGCCTTCGCCCCTCCACGCGGGGGCCCCGCGCCCGTCACCGCGCCCTCTCGTCATGCGTGCCTGTCCTCCCTCAGGTCTGCCAGGGCCTCGTCCGTTtcggccccgccctccccccacccacggGTAAACTCCGTGGTCCTCTTCCCTCGCCGTCGGGGCGGGCCCCTTTCCTGCCTCAGCCCCCACTCCCCCGCAGCGGCCTCTGCCCCTTCACGCACCTGCTCCCGCGCCAGCCCACCCGGCTTCGCCTTCCTCGCCTCATCCCACACCCCCATCTCCTCCTGCCGCAGACAGACCCATTCTCCGAACCCCCGACCGCACCGGTTCCCAGCCCACCACTCCATCCTCCCCCTCCGCCCACGCGAAGTGGCATCGCCTGCCCACCGCCCCGCCCCTCGGACATCACGCCCCCGCCTACTTGTGCTGGACTCGCCCACCAGGACCACGCAGGCGTCCTTGCCGGCCTCGCACGTCTTCATTCTCCCGCTGCACGTGGGCCCGGATCCCTTGCACACCTCACAGGTTAGGGGGCGCCCTGcaggggggagggcggggggctgCCGTCAGGGGTGCGGTGGCCTTCGGCTCGGATGTTGGCATCCCGgggcggcggggtggggaggggcccgcGTCCCCTGGTGTTTTCACGGGCAGGGTGTGGGTCCAGGGACACAGGTGGCCATGCCCGCCCAGCTGCTGTCAGGGGCGGGATGCGACTCTGCCCCGGAGCCTGGTTACCTAATTACAAGGCTGGGGACCTTGGACGCCAGGGTCCTTCTGAGAAAGCTTGGAGGCAGGGAGCAGTCAAGGTCAAGGATTCTATGGGCTTTTGTGAGACCTCAGATCCAGCTGGGGCTTGGGTGTGCGACTGCCTCCCTGTAGGTCCCTGGAGACAATGGGCGCTCTGACAGGCAGGCGCTTGAGGTTAGGGTCTGCATTCCAggtcagggagggagggtgaggaggCAGCCGgccgcctggcccagcttcccgtgtggaagggaggagagggctggggcGCTGAGCTGGGAGTCCAGGGGGAATCTCCCTGTTGATTTGAAATTCCCGGGGACTCGGATGTTTTCTTTAGGGGGCCCTACCTGGGAGACAGGGGATTCGAGTCCGCCAAGCCCCCTCTCCCGGGGAACCGGTCAGGACCTCCTGTAGCCCATGCCTTCTCCACGGTTGGGAACCCTCAGGTTCCTCCCTGGAGGGCCTGGTGGAAGGAGCCCAGGTCCCTGGCCACTTACCCAGCCCTGGGAGGGTGCAGAGCAACGTGAGGGCCAGCAGGAAGTGCCCCGGTCTTGTGGACGGCCTCATGGTGTGTGAACCTGAGGTCCCGGGTCCCCTGCCCTTATAGGAAGCTGAAGAGGGGCGGATCCGGACCCACCTTCACCCTGGGGTGAGACAGCTGAGGTCAGAACCCAGGGCCGGCCTCTGCAGCCTCCAGGTTGGGGAGGCGGAGCCAGAGACCTGGACATCTTGTCCCCAGCGCCCTCCTCCGCGGGACCCAGGGACTCCGGGCTCGCAGCCCCTTCTCCCGCCAGGACCCAGTGCCCTGCCTTCTCACCTCCGCACCGCCCATAGTTCGGTGGGGTCACTTAATTACCCCGTGAAACTAAAGCGGCTGCAGAGATtgggtctcctctcctctccccaaggAGGCGTCCAGCGTGGGTGGGGCCCGACCTGGGGCGCGCCCGGCGTGTCCAGGCTCGTCCTGCGGGGGCCAGGCGCCCTGTCTCCCTTGTCTTCTCTCTTTCACGTGCTTGGCACACACTCCCTCTGTTGTGTTTGGTTTGTGTCCAGCTCTGACCCCGCCCAGGGCTGTGCCCCTGGGTCTCCAGGGGCCCGAACAGAGAGGTGCCTGTCAGAGGCGGGCGTGGTAGGAGGCAGATGCCCACGGGCCACGTGTTGCAAACTTGCGTGCGAGCAGCTGTGTACGCGGTTTGGAGCTGAGACTGTGTGTGCGCGGCGAGGGCGGCCGCAGGAACCAGTGGAGGCGACGCCATTGCTTTAGGACCCAGGTTCCTTGCAAATATCCACTCGGGCCCTCGGCCGTCTAAGCTTCAGGTTGGGCGCTGACGGCCCCGTCCAATGAAAAGCGCGAAGGTCTCCTAGGCACCAATCCCAGAGGCCGCTCCTGTTGCTAGGCGCTCAGGAAGCCGAGCGTCTACGTCATCAGGAGGCGGGACTAGAGAGGGGTGGGGCCCGAGGGATAGCTCGTTGCTAGGTGACGCGGCGCAACGGTGCAACTGGGCATGCGCGGTGTCGACGCGAGCGCCCGCGCGCCGCGGTTTGAAAGGCCCGAGCCTCGCGCGCGTGCGCACTTCAGCCCGCGCAGGGAGCGCCCCTTCACGCCCCCCGAACGCGGACTGGCTTCACCCTTTCGGCCAGGCTGAGCCCGCGCCGTTGACATGCCGG contains:
- the PINLYP gene encoding phospholipase A2 inhibitor and Ly6/PLAUR domain-containing protein, whose translation is MRPSTRPGHFLLALTLLCTLPGLGRPLTCEVCKGSGPTCSGRMKTCEAGKDACVVLVGESSTKGSQSVSTLKACIKFSDCYSGFVSTTMSRDDYMVSNAHCCQTDGCNQGSVPPPQNNRTENGRMCPSCIAPFQETCPGTRGVRCVGQETHCIYFAGNVQAGIFNTKFATRGCATESACHTKAGAEVPSASYLYFLRRADCLPAPWPPGRAE